Below is a genomic region from Rouxiella chamberiensis.
CTTTTCCATCATTGCCAATGTGGCAACCGGCGCGGCAAAACTGACGAAGTTAAGCTGGATTAAGGCAAATAGACTTAAGCCGGTTAATCCGAAAGGTTTGAGCAGCGGGGCGGTAATATTGATTATTTTTGCCAGAATACCCACGGATTCCAGATATTTCATGATAACCATCATTACAACCATGACGGGAATCAACGTGTACAGCGCAATATCAACGGCGGACCGGCCGGAGGTCATAATGATTTCGATAATGTTCAAGGCAATATTCCAAACCTTCGCAGGTACAGCGTGAATTATTGAGTTATCAGTGAGGCGTTATCGCGCTTCATTCCGGAAAGCGCAGACATTCATGCAGTTAAGCCCAAAGCAGAATATGTCGATTGACAAGATTAGGCAATAATCAAAGAGAATAGGGCACGCGCGCCTTCGTCGTAATACGGATACTTGAGACAGCAAGAAAGTGAGGGTCAGCGATTATTCGCTATGACATCGCTTCTTTTACTCACTATTTAAAGACGAAAGAGGGTGTTATGAAATTATCAGGCAAGATTGCGCTGGTCACCGGCGCTTCAAAAGGTATCGGCGCGGGTATTGCAAAAGCGTTCGGCGCGGCAGGCGCAACGGTGATAGTCAATTATGCCGCAAGCCATGAAGATGCGGAAAAAGTCGTGGCGCAAATAACGGCCGAGGGCGGTAAAGCGACGGCCATTCAGGCCGATATGAGTCGGGAAGGGGACGTAATTCGCCTCTTTACTACGATAAAGCGCGATTACGGTACATTGGACATTCTGGTCAATAATGCGGGCGTGGCGGTATTCCAGATGCTTGAAGACCTCACCGAAGAGGCGTTCCATACGCAATTCAACATTAATGTACTGGGTTATCTGCTGGCCACGCGCGAGGCATTATCACTCTTTGGCCCCTCTGCCAGCGTCATTAATGTCAGCTCTATTCTCAGCACCGACCCCTATTTGGCTTCCAGCATTTATGCTGCGACCAAAGGCGCTGTCGATACGCTTACCTTTGCGTTGGCAAGAGAACTCGGCCCGCGTGGAATCAGGGTCAATTCGATTCTTCCGGGTCATACTAATACTCCGGCCACCGACGGCAATTTCGTGGGCGAACTGGGTGAGAAAATCCTCGCAGGCACACCGCTTGGCCGTTTTGGCGAACCCGAAGATATTGCGCCGGTAGTGGTATTCCTGGCTTCTGACGACTCGCATTGGGTCACCGGCGAGTCGCTGCGTGTTGCAGGCGGCGTACGAGGTGTAGGCTATTAATATTCCCAAGGCTGTATAGGATGTTGGGGCTGGCGTTTAGCCTCTCATCATAATAAGCGGCGATCGCTCGCCACTTTATAGCAAGCAGGATAACTCAACCATCCGTCGAACGTGTCAGATCTTCCCATGCCGTTATTTCGGCTGCATAAGCCGTTAATTTATCCCGAACCAGTCCCAGCGCATCGCTTCCCAATAATAAATGGGTCGGCGGTGACTTGCTGTCCATAATCGCCAGCATGGCGCGTGCCGCTTTGACAGGATCGCCAAGCTGTTTGCCATTTTTCTCCTCGCGCGCCTCACGGATAGGATTAAACAAGGTGTCGTAATCCGCAATCGTTCGCGGCGTTCTCACCATCGAACGTCCTGCCCAATCCGTGCGAAATGAACCGGGGGCTACCGCCGTTACCGCAATATCAAAAGGTTTAAGCTCTTTGCTTAATACTTCGGAGATCCCTTCGAGGGCAAATTTACTGCCGCAATAATAGGCGATGCCAGGCATGGTAATAAATCCGCCCATTGAGGTGATATTGATGATGTGTCCACGGCGGCGCTTGCGCATATAAGGCAGCACGGCTTTAGTCATGGCCACGGCGCCAAAGACATTGACGTCAAACTGGCGTTTCATCTCGTCAATCGACGACTCTTCCATGACCCCTTCATGGCCGTATCCTGCATTATTGACCAAGACATCGATTGGACCGACCCGCGTTTCGATTTCGGCCACGGCAGGGTCAATGGCGGCAAAATCCGTCACATCGAGTTGCCGGGCGAAGGCTCGCGTGGGGTCCAGCGCTTCGAAGTCTGCTTTTGCCTGTGCATTGCGAACCGTGCCGACCACGCGATGACCGCTCTCCAGCGCTTCTCGAGCCAATGCTCGCCCAAAACCGCTGCTGACGCCGGTAATAAAGATAAGTTTGCTCGCTGACATAAGAACTCCATTGCATAATGTGAGTAGGCATATTAGTGTCTTTAGTCATCCCTTTTTAGGCCTGTTATTCTCTGATTGTTGCCTAATTCTATGAGTGGAAATCATGCCTACTGAAATGACCCTCCTGCCGCCGCAAGATGTAGAAAGCCGGAAGATGGTTGACCTGCTTATGAAACTGGCACCGCAGGAAGGCTACAACCTGACTTCGCTTGCGAGCGTGCGTTTTCTGCGATCCAATCGGCCGTTGGCGCGCACACCTGTGCTTTACGATCCGGGGATGGTTATCGTCTGTCAGGGTTCCAAGCGCGGTTATTTTGGCGATAAAACCTATGTTTACGATCGACAGCACTATCTCGCGGTGTCAGTGCCGGTGCCTTTTGTCATGGAAACCGAGGCCTCGCCCGAATGTCCCTTGCTGGCCATTTATCTGCATCTCGATTTTCCGATGGCCGCTGAACTGCTGATTCAGATTGAAAAATTTCAGGCATTGCAGGACGCGCCCGTCCAGCCGCCGGTCGCGCCCGAAAGCATGATGTCCAGCCCGCTTGACGATGCGCTTAAAGCTACCGTGCTGCATTTTCTCGAGGTGATGAGCCAACCGCTCGAGGCGGCGATACTGGGTCCTACATTGCTGCGTGAACTGTATTTTCGCATTTTGACGGGTGCGCAGGGGCATGCCATGCGTGCTGCGCTGGCGATGCACGGGCAATTTGGCAAAATTGGAAAGGCGCTTCGGCATATTCACGCGGCCTATGCTTCACCGCTGGATTTAACTGAACTCGCCGGAAAAGCGGGAATGAGCGTGCCGACTTTTCACAGTCATTTCAAGGCAATAACCCGTACTTCGCCGATGCAATATGTGAAATCGACACGTTTGCATCAGGCGAGGCTATTAATGGTAAGGCAGGGGATGACGGCCGCTGTCGCCAGTCAGTCCGTAGGTTATGAAAGTCCTTCACAGTTTAATCGGGAATTTAAGCGCCTTTTCGGTTTGCCGCCTGCCGAAGAGACAAGGCGTATGCGTGATAATTTTGCCGTGCCGCCCGCGCATGCCGCTTCGGAATTTGTCTCGTCTCATTAATTTTTTACTCAATAATTGTTTATCTAGCCGTGGCGCAGGGCTTCAATCAATAACGAGAAGGCGCGGGTATGCTGTTTACGGCTTGGATAATAAAGATGGTAGCCGGTAAAAGGGGAGCACCAGTCATCCAGCACCTGAATCAATGCCCCGGATTTCAATTGCGGCTGCACAATATCTTCCGGGACGCAGGTCAGGCCAAATCCACATACCGCAGCATCGATTCGCTCCTCGAGATGATTAAACGTCAGTTGCCCCATGACTTTAACCTTGAGTTCGACACCGTCTTTTTCAAACTCCCAGTTATAAACGCTGCCGAGCGTCGGCAAGCTTAAATTAATGCATCGATGCTGCTGTAAATCCTGAGGGCGAAGAGGGAACGGATTATCTTTAAAGTAATCGGGTGAGCCTACGACAATCATGCGAAAATCAGGGCCGATCCGCACGGCTATCATATCTTGCTGCAATCTTTCGCCGAGCCGCACACCGGCATCAAAGCGGTCGCCGACAATATCGGTCAGCGCATTATCTACCTTTAAATCCACGTTGATTTCCGGGTATTCGCGCAGGAATGTCTTGAGCTTCGGCCATAACAGCGTTTTTGCGGCATGTTCTCCGGAAGAAAGGCGAATATTGCCTGCCGCAATGCCGTTAAGACGCGTAATGATTTCGAGTTCGTGCTCAAGGTCGGCAAAACGCGGCTCAAGACTGGCAATTAATTTCTCACCGGCCTCGGTAGGCGCGACGCTTCGGGTGGTTCGAGTCAATAGACGCAGATTAAGTCGATGTTCGAGTGCAATCATGGCGTGGCTAAGGGCTGACTGTGAAACGCCGAGTTTGCCCGCGGCCCGGGTAAAACTGCGCTCGCGCGCCACCATTAAAAATGACATCAAGTCATTAAGATTTTCCTTTAACACGTTGCTCTTCTCCAGAGAATGACGCGGCTTGTTACGCGTGGCTCAAGTCTTTGTACGAGTTTCATGAATAAAGCCAGCATAACCTATTTGTTAGGGTTGCAAGGTCAAGCAAGGTAAATATAAGGGGGGATAATACGGTTTCTATTAATGAACTGCATTCATAAGCTTGTTCTCACTTCACCGACTAATCAACACTATCACGGATTGTTATTATTCATGTCGAGCTGATTATCGATAGGGGTAACTCGTTAAACCGCAAGACACAAGAATCACTTTTCGCAAGCGCAACCCTCACTGTATCTCATGGCTAAAGGATTACATCATGCAACTCATTACATTAAATCAGGGCGCAGCCACGATACAGGTCAAAATTAATGACGAGAAAATTAACGAGGAACTGATCTCGTTAATGCCGTTTACGCTAAATATGATCCGGTGGGGCGTGGCAGAATATTTCAGTCTGCCTGATGCTTCTTCAAATGATCATTCTGCTGCCCTGGCTTATTTATCTCGCAGAAAGGCCACGCTGTTAATCAAAGACGATCAGTTGAAATTCTTGAGTGAAGACCTTGATGATAGAGCTCACATTGCCTGTATTACTCTTGGCACCCTTGTTGAATATGAACGCGATGCCTGGATGCAGGCGGGTAATTTGGCGCTTACGTTTTCAGTAGACTAATGAATGCCGTTTTCACGCATCGTGCTCGACTCACTTATTTATGACATTCCCTCGTTAATGGCGAGCAGCCTAATGACTAACGCCAGCGATTTCACCCGTCTTAAGTTAAATATTCATCGACTCCTACCCCTATAAATCTCCACTATTTAATGGGTTAGCAAGTGACATAAAAAACCTTCAAAAGTTCCCAACATTCTTTTGCTTTGGCAATCAAAATGATTATACTTCTCATTCGCTTTATTGAGCCGAAAGACTTTCAGGGCCTGCGCCTCATTGATCTTTATTTGCCAATCCAGCGGGGAATACCTGATATAGAGTAGTGAAAACAGCTATATAGGTGCCGAGAAAGTCTGTCTATGCGCTGCCAGAAAGTGTTTCCAATCAAATAAAACGCTGGAGCCGGCAGAGAAACATCAAAACAATAATATTTTGAGGGTAATAATGTTTTCCGCTACTAGCCAACACCGGATCAATCGTCTCGCCAGTGCCAACGCGCGTATTCCGGCGCTTTCATTATTGGCGGTGGTTGTCGCCACTGCACTTCATGTTCCTTATTCTTCCGCTGCCGACACCGCCAAAAAAGACGACACGCTGGTGGTTACCGCGTCCCCCGACAGTGCCGACAGCACACAAGATACCGATTACAATGTGCCCGTGACTCGCGCCGCGACCAAAATGGCGCTGACCGCGCGTGATACGCCGCAGTCGGTCAGTGTGATTACCAAGCAGCGCATGCAGGATCAAAAGCTCGAAACGTTGAACGATGTGCTGGTCAATACGACAGGGATTTCCGAGTTCAATTCAGGGGCAAACCGCAGCAACTTCTATTCACGCGGTTTTATGATTGACAACTATCAGATTGATGGCGTTCCAACGCTTATCGATTCACAGTGGAACATCGGCGATACCCTGTCAGATACTGCCATCTACGATCGCGTAGAAGTGGTACGCGGAGCAACCGGCCTGATGACCGGCGCGGGCAGCCCGGCGGCGTCAATCAATATGCTGCGCAAACACGCCGACAGTAAAGAATTCGTGGGTAATCTCTCCGCCAGTTACGGCAGTTGGGACACTCAACGCTATGTGGCCGATTTGTCTGCGCCGCTTACCGAATCCGGCAACGTGCGGGGCCGCGTTGTCGCCGGTTATCAGGACGGCGACAGCTGGCTGGATCACTATCATACGCAGAAAAAATTCCTCTATGGCGTCGTGGATGCCGACCTGACCGACTCGACGACCCTGTCGGTCGGCTACGACTATGAAGAAACGCATATTTCCGGTGCGACGTGGGGCGGCCTGCCAACCTTCTATCGCGATGGCAGCAAAACCCATTACGATCGCAGCACCAATTTGGAACCAGACTGGTCATATAACGACAGCGATTCGAAAAAAGTCTTTGCCAGCCTGAAGCATAATTTCGACAACGGTTTGGAATTCAACCTAAGCGGCACGCACACGGAAGCCAAAATGGACAGCAAGATGCTGTACATCGACGGTTACTTCGACAAGACCACCGGTATCGGTATTGGCCCTTACGCGGGTTACGATCTGCTGGGCGGCAGCGGTTACAACACGGCCAAGCGCAAGGAAAACGCGGTTGATGCCTATGTCAGCGGCCCTTACGAGTTGTTCGGCAAGCAGCATGAGTTGATGGCGGGCGTCACCTACATTCGTCAGAACGACCGCTACTACAGCGCGTCCACCAACTTCACGTCCGCAGACGTGGGAGATTTCAATAACTGGGGTAACTACCCTGAACCCGACTGGGACGATCAGGACCTGTCGCAGGACAACACCATTCATCAGAAATCGGCATATATCGCCACGCGACTCACGCTTGCCGATCCTTTGCACCTGATCCTTGGCGCGCGCTATACCAAATATAATGCCGACACCCTGACGCAGACGATGGAAAAGAACAACATCACGCCGTATGCGGGTCTGGTGTATGACATCAACGATACTTATTCGGCGTATGCCAGCTATACGTCCATCTTCAAACCGCAGACCTATCGTGATATCAACGGTGCCTACCTGACGCCTGTAACCGGTAAAAGCTATGAAACCGGGATCAAGGGCGACTGGATGAACAGTCGCTTCACCGCGTCATTGGCCGTGTTCCGCATTGAACAGGATCATCTGGGTGCAACCGATTATGCACTGGTTAGCGGCAGCAATGACTATGCCTACTATGAACAGAATGGCACGGTCAGCAAGGGTATCGAGTTCGAGGTTAACGGTGCCGTGACGGACAACCTGCAAATGACCTTCGGCGCGACCCGCTATGTGGCCACCGACGGCACGGGTGCCACGCTGAATCCTACTCAGCCGCGCACTTCCCTGAAAATGTTCGGCAGCTATCGCCTGCCGATGCTTCAGGACCTGACCGTGGGCGGCGGCGTGAACTGGCAGACCCATACCTGGGATAACGTGGCCGGTCCGGATGGGGCAGGCACACTTTATGCAGAACAAGGTAGCTATGCGCTGGTTGACCTGTTTGCGCGCTATCACGTGACCAAACAGCTTTCTATTCAGGCGAACGTGAATAACCTGTTCGATAAATCCTACAATATCGACGTGGGTAGAAACCTGGTCTACGGCGAGCCGCGTAATCTGTCGATTTCGGCGAACTACCGCTTCTAGTCTGCAATCTTTATCCTTTCATGCAAAAATGCCCCGTTATCGGGGCATTTTCTTTTCTTATTTTGCCGTTGTCTGATGTTGCGCGAGGGTTATCGCCAGTCAGGAATGTCTTTCGGATGCAAAAACCAGACGTGGCGACCGTTCATCGACTTCGGCGGTGTTTTATAACCTGTGGCAACCTCAAATTATCTCGCTAAAGATTGCCTGTTTATCCGCCACTTGAGGAGGCGAAAAGCAGTGCCCACGCAGCATTGCTGGCGCTTTTTTAATCGTTAATGCGTTGTTTTTTGGTCAATAAACCCTCAATCGGCGGAAGAGGCGTCTCTTGGGCGGCGTTGTCGCCAAATTACATTGACATCAATCTAATTAAGGGCAATATTGTTATGCCTGCAAGGGGGCGTGATGTGAGCCAGGATGAAGTGACAATATGAAAAAAGAAAATGAAAATGTGCCTGATGCCACACCCGTCAATGAAGCGCCCGTTATCATCGAGCAGTTTCTCTGCTTCGCGCTGTATTCTGCGTCACTTGCCATGACCAAGCTTTACCAGTCGCGATTAAAGCCGCTTGGGCTGACGTATCCGCAGTATCTGGTGCTCCTGGCGCTGTGGGAAAAAGATAATGTCACTGTTTCAGAAGTTGGGGAGCGTGTGCAGCTTGACTCGGGCACACTCAGCCAACTGTTGAAAAGGCTGGAGCAGGCCGGAATTATTAGCAGAAACCGAGATGTCGGAAGAGATGAAAGGCGGGTACTGATTTCATTAACGCAAGAGGGTCATGCGCTTAAAGTTCGCGCTGCTGGCGTGCCGGGCGACATGGTCTCGGTTATGGGTACACCGTGCGACGAATTGACCGATCTCACCATTCGTGTGAAAGAACTGCGGGAAAAACTTATCAACGCAATCCCGTAAATTTTAGAGATTCACACCCGTTTCAATCATAGGGAGGTGCATTATGAACATTAAAAATGCGAGCAATTACAACGACATTCTGGCAACAATTGGTTCTGCGGCATCGTCGCTGATTATGGACAGAAAGGCTCTAAGCATTAGCGATATCACCCTTCTTCTTGAGCAAAATGCCGAACAGGCCTATGGCTCGTCAAAGGATGAATATGTCGAAGCACTGGAACTTATTGCTTCAAAAATGAAATGAGCCTTTACGGTAACGACCATTGCGGAACATGTCTGCATTCAGGACGAAGCCTAGATCCTATGACTGCGCGTCATCAGGATTATCGAAAGACATATCACAAAATAAATCGTTGATATAAATGGAAATATCAGTGGAGGTTAGAGTCGCCTCGAGGCGTTTCATTACCATAAGGGATCCAGCCCTGCATCTGGGAGCCTTTTTCGGCACTTGAAGAACGCTGCGTCTCGGCCAGACTTTCCATTATTACGGAAATCGCGTTTTCACAGGCCTGCTTTCTGTCTTTTTCTTCTTCACTGTCAACCATCGTCCGAAGCTTCACGACCAGGTTGTATAGAGATATTGTCTCGTTGTCATCCAACAGTGCGAGAATGGCCTCACCCATCACCACATCACTCATTTTTTCATCATTATTTCTATTCATATCACCATCTATTGATTCGTCTACTTGCTTTAATGCTTATACCAAAAAGCACGCCCGCATGCAGCATGTAACCGTTAAAAAGCGTCAGCATTTTTCTATTTCACTCAAATGTCATACACCTGAGGTCTATTAAGCGTACTTCATATTGCGAAAATTGCGGCCTAAGTGGCTGTTTAAATTGTTTCACAAAGAGGGAATGCACCAACAGGCACGCTTTTGATGACGCCCCGGTAGCGTCTCGCATGTACGCACCTTATGCCGCGTCGACCTCATCTTTTGCAATCCAATAGGTGCCTTCCAAACTATTTTACATCCAGAGATAATTTGTGGATTATTGCCTGTCACCTCTGTTCTATAAGGATTTTTAACATGAGCGTCAGGTTTCCCCCAAAATTGAATCCGGGAGATGTAATTGCCGTAATGGCTCCGTCTTCGGGCGTCTCCCCGCATCTACACCCTCAACTTGACCGCGCCATCGATAATGTTAAAAAGAGGGGCTTTCGGGTTATTGAAGGCACATGTCTGCGTGCCCAGTTCAAAAATAAGAGCGCAGATAAAACGTCTCGAGCGGATGAATTAATGTCTTTCCTTACTGACCCCGAGATAAAAGCTGTTATGCCGCCCTGGGGCGGGGACCTTGCCATGGAACTGCTCGAGTTAATCGATTTTGATTATTTGGCTCGTATACCACCAAAGTGGTTTGTGGGCTTTTCAGACTTGAGTACGATTCAGTTTCCTCTTACTACGATTTCAGGCTGGGCAACCCTGCATGGCCCTAACCTGATGCAACTGAGTACCCAAGCGTTGGACCCCAATACCCAGGCGCTCTGGCAAATACTGGAGTCTGAACGAGGAAGCATTAATCAACAGCATTCGTCAGTGGCATTTCATCATGAAGATGTGAATGGCATAACGTCTCACGAAGGTTTTAACCTGACGCAAAGAACACAGTGGAAGCGGCTGGATGGCGCCTTATCATCAATCACTTTTAGTGGACGTCTGATAGGGGGTTGCCTTGAAATAATAGCGAGGCTGGCAGGAACGCCGTATGGCAACGTCTCATCGTTCAAGGCAAAGTCTAGTGAAGACGGCGTTATTCTTTATTTCGAAAATGTTGAAATGTATCCCTGCGAATTGACGCGTGCATTATTAAGTTTACGGCTTCAGGGGTGGTTCAATAACGTGAGAGGTATTCTCATTGGAAGAAGTGCGGTCGTGGATACCAGTGATCCGACTCAGCATAACTATCTCGATGCCCTTATAGCTTCCCTTTCCGATATTAATGTTCCGGTACTTTATGATGTGGATATTGGTCATGTGCCGCCGCAGCTATCCTTGATAAACGGAGCACGCGCCACCGTACAGTTCACGGAAAGTGGCAGCACAGTGACGCAATATATTTAGCCAGGTGCCAAAAGATAAATAAATCGGCTTTGTCATAACGTCAGGTATGGCACAAAACTGTCCGACATCTTTGCTGCGGGCAGTCTTGTGCTGGGAACGGGGCATTTTTTAGCGGCGATTTACCTCGGCACGCTACCATTTTTTAGACGTTCGCCTGTCGATTTTAGGAGGCAATATATTTCCTTAAAGCGGCAACATCCCAAGCGGACGTTGCCGGCAGAGAGCATTACCGGGGCTTATGCCAGCTCAAGGGAGGATATCACGCGCTTCACATCTGCGAGTTGGTCTGCACGCAGCGGTAATAACGGGCGAGGCAGACAGTCGTAATCTGTAAGGCCAAGAAGACCGGCAGCGGCTGAAATGACTCTGAAGCTGCCACCGTGCTGACCAAAAAGCGCCCAGAGCGGCATAAGACGTTCGCTTTGTTGCCGAACCGCTGCATGGTCGCCAGCCGCAGCCGCTTCTGTCATCTTTTTGGCTACAGCGGGAAATAAGCCGCCACAGACAGAATACCAGACCTCACAGCCTGCAATCAGACCCGAGGCGGCCGAGCTGTCACCGCTGATGCCGAGGGTGACGTGTGCAGGCAGTCTGTCGCGCAGGTTACGAACTCTGACCGCTGCGGCCTCGGCATCGGCAGAAACTCCTGGGATCTTGATGGAATGTACGCCGGGCAGAGAGGCAATTTTTCCGTGCAGCGCATCTGAGAAGGTAAAATGGGTGGTGCCCGGATTGTCATAGACGCAAAGCGGCACAGAGGCGCGACGGGCAACTGTTTCAAACAGCCCGTAGACTTCGTCATCATTCAGAGCCTGATAGGAAACCGGCGGGAGCAGCAGGGCGCTGGCACCTGCCTGCTGGGCATCATCGGCCAGTCGCAACACCTCATCCGTGCTGACGGCACCTACGCAGACCATGACCGGAATGTTGGCGGCATTTTCCACGGCCACTCTGGCAATCCGCCCGCGTTGTTCACGGGTCATATAAGCATAGCTGCCTGTCGATCCGAGCACGCCGAGGGAATCGACCTTCGCCTCGGTCAACCTTCTTAATATTTTCAGAAACCCTTTCTCATCAGGGGATCCGGCCGAAAACGGGGTAAGCGGAAACGCGCTGAGACCTGTAAACATAAGTATTTCCTGTTGGATTTTAAAAATTGTCAGCGTCTACCGGGCAAATCTGCGCGAGCCGATTACGCAGGCTATGACGCCGAGTGTAACCCCAATCATTGATGGGCTGACCGTTTCAGAAAGCAATGTTGCCGAAAGTCCAAGGCCGAAAAATGGCTGCAATAATTGTAGCTGCCCTACAGCGGCTATGCCGCCAGCCGCCAGCCCTCTATACCAGAAAATAAAGCCAATCAGCATGCTGAACAGAGATACATAGCCCAGCGCTATCCATCCCTTCAGACTTATTACATCCATGCTGTCTGGCATTGTCTCGAAGGTGGCGATCAGCATCAGTGGAAGTGAAATGATGAGCGCCCAGCAGATAACCTGCCATCCTCCCAGTTCTCGCGAGAGCTTTGCGCCTTCGGCATAACCCAAACCGCACACAATAATGGAGGCCAGCATTAACAGGTCGCCGGTTGTAGATAGAGACGCATCCTGAAATAAAGCGAATGTCATGACGAGCAGGCTGCCGATTACAGAAAATATCCAGAAAGCCAGTCGTGGTCTTTCACCTCCCCTGATGACG
It encodes:
- a CDS encoding SDR family NAD(P)-dependent oxidoreductase, which gives rise to MKLSGKIALVTGASKGIGAGIAKAFGAAGATVIVNYAASHEDAEKVVAQITAEGGKATAIQADMSREGDVIRLFTTIKRDYGTLDILVNNAGVAVFQMLEDLTEEAFHTQFNINVLGYLLATREALSLFGPSASVINVSSILSTDPYLASSIYAATKGAVDTLTFALARELGPRGIRVNSILPGHTNTPATDGNFVGELGEKILAGTPLGRFGEPEDIAPVVVFLASDDSHWVTGESLRVAGGVRGVGY
- a CDS encoding oxidoreductase, whose amino-acid sequence is MSASKLIFITGVSSGFGRALAREALESGHRVVGTVRNAQAKADFEALDPTRAFARQLDVTDFAAIDPAVAEIETRVGPIDVLVNNAGYGHEGVMEESSIDEMKRQFDVNVFGAVAMTKAVLPYMRKRRRGHIINITSMGGFITMPGIAYYCGSKFALEGISEVLSKELKPFDIAVTAVAPGSFRTDWAGRSMVRTPRTIADYDTLFNPIREAREEKNGKQLGDPVKAARAMLAIMDSKSPPTHLLLGSDALGLVRDKLTAYAAEITAWEDLTRSTDG
- a CDS encoding AraC family transcriptional regulator, encoding MVDLLMKLAPQEGYNLTSLASVRFLRSNRPLARTPVLYDPGMVIVCQGSKRGYFGDKTYVYDRQHYLAVSVPVPFVMETEASPECPLLAIYLHLDFPMAAELLIQIEKFQALQDAPVQPPVAPESMMSSPLDDALKATVLHFLEVMSQPLEAAILGPTLLRELYFRILTGAQGHAMRAALAMHGQFGKIGKALRHIHAAYASPLDLTELAGKAGMSVPTFHSHFKAITRTSPMQYVKSTRLHQARLLMVRQGMTAAVASQSVGYESPSQFNREFKRLFGLPPAEETRRMRDNFAVPPAHAASEFVSSH
- a CDS encoding LysR family transcriptional regulator, with protein sequence MLKENLNDLMSFLMVARERSFTRAAGKLGVSQSALSHAMIALEHRLNLRLLTRTTRSVAPTEAGEKLIASLEPRFADLEHELEIITRLNGIAAGNIRLSSGEHAAKTLLWPKLKTFLREYPEINVDLKVDNALTDIVGDRFDAGVRLGERLQQDMIAVRIGPDFRMIVVGSPDYFKDNPFPLRPQDLQQHRCINLSLPTLGSVYNWEFEKDGVELKVKVMGQLTFNHLEERIDAAVCGFGLTCVPEDIVQPQLKSGALIQVLDDWCSPFTGYHLYYPSRKQHTRAFSLLIEALRHG
- a CDS encoding cyclophilin-like fold protein produces the protein MQLITLNQGAATIQVKINDEKINEELISLMPFTLNMIRWGVAEYFSLPDASSNDHSAALAYLSRRKATLLIKDDQLKFLSEDLDDRAHIACITLGTLVEYERDAWMQAGNLALTFSVD
- the fhuE gene encoding ferric-rhodotorulic acid/ferric-coprogen receptor FhuE, which codes for MFSATSQHRINRLASANARIPALSLLAVVVATALHVPYSSAADTAKKDDTLVVTASPDSADSTQDTDYNVPVTRAATKMALTARDTPQSVSVITKQRMQDQKLETLNDVLVNTTGISEFNSGANRSNFYSRGFMIDNYQIDGVPTLIDSQWNIGDTLSDTAIYDRVEVVRGATGLMTGAGSPAASINMLRKHADSKEFVGNLSASYGSWDTQRYVADLSAPLTESGNVRGRVVAGYQDGDSWLDHYHTQKKFLYGVVDADLTDSTTLSVGYDYEETHISGATWGGLPTFYRDGSKTHYDRSTNLEPDWSYNDSDSKKVFASLKHNFDNGLEFNLSGTHTEAKMDSKMLYIDGYFDKTTGIGIGPYAGYDLLGGSGYNTAKRKENAVDAYVSGPYELFGKQHELMAGVTYIRQNDRYYSASTNFTSADVGDFNNWGNYPEPDWDDQDLSQDNTIHQKSAYIATRLTLADPLHLILGARYTKYNADTLTQTMEKNNITPYAGLVYDINDTYSAYASYTSIFKPQTYRDINGAYLTPVTGKSYETGIKGDWMNSRFTASLAVFRIEQDHLGATDYALVSGSNDYAYYEQNGTVSKGIEFEVNGAVTDNLQMTFGATRYVATDGTGATLNPTQPRTSLKMFGSYRLPMLQDLTVGGGVNWQTHTWDNVAGPDGAGTLYAEQGSYALVDLFARYHVTKQLSIQANVNNLFDKSYNIDVGRNLVYGEPRNLSISANYRF
- a CDS encoding MarR family winged helix-turn-helix transcriptional regulator, whose protein sequence is MKKENENVPDATPVNEAPVIIEQFLCFALYSASLAMTKLYQSRLKPLGLTYPQYLVLLALWEKDNVTVSEVGERVQLDSGTLSQLLKRLEQAGIISRNRDVGRDERRVLISLTQEGHALKVRAAGVPGDMVSVMGTPCDELTDLTIRVKELREKLINAIP
- a CDS encoding S66 peptidase family protein, whose translation is MSVRFPPKLNPGDVIAVMAPSSGVSPHLHPQLDRAIDNVKKRGFRVIEGTCLRAQFKNKSADKTSRADELMSFLTDPEIKAVMPPWGGDLAMELLELIDFDYLARIPPKWFVGFSDLSTIQFPLTTISGWATLHGPNLMQLSTQALDPNTQALWQILESERGSINQQHSSVAFHHEDVNGITSHEGFNLTQRTQWKRLDGALSSITFSGRLIGGCLEIIARLAGTPYGNVSSFKAKSSEDGVILYFENVEMYPCELTRALLSLRLQGWFNNVRGILIGRSAVVDTSDPTQHNYLDALIASLSDINVPVLYDVDIGHVPPQLSLINGARATVQFTESGSTVTQYI
- a CDS encoding dihydrodipicolinate synthase family protein, translated to MFTGLSAFPLTPFSAGSPDEKGFLKILRRLTEAKVDSLGVLGSTGSYAYMTREQRGRIARVAVENAANIPVMVCVGAVSTDEVLRLADDAQQAGASALLLPPVSYQALNDDEVYGLFETVARRASVPLCVYDNPGTTHFTFSDALHGKIASLPGVHSIKIPGVSADAEAAAVRVRNLRDRLPAHVTLGISGDSSAASGLIAGCEVWYSVCGGLFPAVAKKMTEAAAAGDHAAVRQQSERLMPLWALFGQHGGSFRVISAAAGLLGLTDYDCLPRPLLPLRADQLADVKRVISSLELA
- a CDS encoding DMT family transporter, which gives rise to MVTHQIGKTHSGVGSGWLNGLIGVVIFSGSLPATRIAVQEMNPFFLTFIRASLAGLLAIGLIFFFRQKRPQRNQLFSLIIVALGVVVGFPLLTAMALRHVTSAHSIVFLGLLPMVTAVFGVIRGGERPRLAFWIFSVIGSLLVMTFALFQDASLSTTGDLLMLASIIVCGLGYAEGAKLSRELGGWQVICWALIISLPLMLIATFETMPDSMDVISLKGWIALGYVSLFSMLIGFIFWYRGLAAGGIAAVGQLQLLQPFFGLGLSATLLSETVSPSMIGVTLGVIACVIGSRRFAR